The sequence GGTGCTCCCTTACCTCGTCATCTTTCTGCACCTCGTTCGCCATTTTGTCGACGTCGTCCTCACTGTAGGTACTGTCCTCCAGGATGAAGCAAATGTGGAGGCCGGAAAACTTGTATGCAGCCAAATCCTACAACCACAGATGAAATTGCAGAATTCAAGATAGGGTCAATTTACCATGCCTATTAGAATATAGAATATCatctcaaaatgtgaaaagCCTCCAGAAAGCTGACACATGTAGCCAGAAAGAAATAGAGACATAACCAGATAGCAGCTTCCATTACAAAACTACAAAGGCAATAAATCATGGCTGAAAGAGCTTCTTCTCACATTTTTGGTGTCATACATGATGGCGGTTTCTCCATCTTCACTCTTGGTGTAGAAAGTCTCAGTCTTCAAGTTGACATCGACCTCAACCTTCTCCTCGAGGACTTTCCCGTCGTATTTCAGCTTTTTTTCCGCCTGATgaaggaaaggaatctcgaaccagtttagctcaaatgaactcaatgaacagatgagctactcttccactggtcgtgacagagaagacagacgctatgtacagtatttacatgttcagtgtaccggggaaattcccctagctcttttcgacaagaacaatgaacagtggaccacggcttaacgtcccgtacTAAGGACTGCGAtttttaacggtagcgtgcatgtcgggtaagcgacacagccgggatcgaacccggggcttctagttccagaggcaagatcgctaaccactggactacacacgctaccTGATAGTCAGTGTGGAAGAGGAatgattacacaaatgtgcaaaTTGGTTTTGAAGAGACTGAAAAGCTTATTTACTAGACCTAAATCAACGTAAGTTTAAGTCGGGTCCATGGAAAAGAACAATTCTTACCGTAAGGATCCTGTTGGAGTTCCTGGACAGAAACACGCCCAGCAGGGTGGCTCCAGTCACCAGCAGCACCAGGAAAACGGCTCCCACAATGAGCCATTTCTTCAGCTTCTTCTGGTAGCCAGCAAGGTTCTAAAGAGGCGAAAAGGTGAACAATTAGGCCGCGCTATTATCTCTGTATTCTATGTCATACACAACAGGTGAGTCAATATTATTTTACTTCGATAGAAGAACAAATCCTGGAGAAAAtggttttcagaaaaaaaattgtagttCAAGTGTAGTTAATAATGAATAAATATTGATAACACAATGTAGAACAGATGATAATGATAGCTGCTGTCACCCTGGAGAAAATACCTGGGAGGTCTGCAGTAAACATGAGTAGAGAATAACACATTGTAGAACAAACTATAGTTGCTGTCAGAACATATGGATCATTCACAACTTGATTATATGTGACACACAATAAGAAAGCACAGCAACTAATAAGAGGGCAGGATCTGAAGCATATATGTACCTTGAAGTCAGATTCAGGATCTGCTGGCGGTCCCGTATTGAGAGGGATCGGGAGAGTCTTTTTGTCCTCAGGGTAGCTCATGTTTCTTCTGccttaaaacaaaaacaaaacaaactaattATTTCTAATTTTGTTGATATTATCATAAACCTGTTTACAGCTTAAACGAAATAACCAGAAGTaagctgcatacatgtacatttggggATATTGACTTCGTACAAGTAGGCAGATCTCAAATAAAAATAAGGTCTGTCATGTCGCTTGCATTAGATTGACATGAGTACGCAGACTCAATATATCTAATAATGGGTTACGTCTGTCAAAGGGCACTTACTTCAAGCTGCCACAATCAGAGATGCCCTGGGGCCCCGTGAGCTGCAAGTGGAACCTGAACTGACAGAGTAGGCCTAGCGCATATATATGTACAAGCAGAGATGCCCTGGGGCCCCCGTGAGTTGCAAGTGGAACTCAGACTGACAGAGTAGGCCTGACGCATATGAATGTTCTATTCACAACTACAAGTGTATCAAATGACACGTTTTGTCGCCCTATATTTTGTCCGATAAAACTACTTTACAGCATGAGTATCGCATTTAAAGAGAGGTGAAGTCGGAAATGTAGGAATGGATGCTTGCGACGATCTAGGCGGCATTACTTATTGTTACTTTCCTGGCAGCAGTGCATTTCGCAATGTTGTTGAAAGTACAACTATTGACGCGTACAAGGACTCAGAACTGCTGTAGTTGTTCAAATTCAGTTTAACGCACCAGCAAGGCTACTTTTGCTGTACATGCTGAACAGTATTTGATATCCAACGGCCCTGAAGGTAACTACCAAACTTTGTACGGAAGTAAAAAATTGCTTACTGTGTTAAATCCTGTTTGAATTTTCATAGTTTCTATAGATTCATttgaccggtgcaatggcctggtgggtagagtgttcgccttgca comes from Branchiostoma lanceolatum isolate klBraLanc5 chromosome 2, klBraLanc5.hap2, whole genome shotgun sequence and encodes:
- the LOC136427388 gene encoding uncharacterized protein; protein product: MSYPEDKKTLPIPLNTGPPADPESDFKNLAGYQKKLKKWLIVGAVFLVLLVTGATLLGVFLSRNSNRILTAEKKLKYDGKVLEEKVEVDVNLKTETFYTKSEDGETAIMYDTKNDLAAYKFSGLHICFILEDSTYSEDDVDKMANEVQKDDEGKVEEAESGGEVNITLDESRGKVDKSILNEKMLDFCKAHEIYWAIARQGGQPATETGAANSRQKRGLLCRKHRCILICYNGRCVIFCYCYWGPCWG